In the bacterium SCSIO 12741 genome, GAGTAACATTTACAATGATCTTACCTCGGTCCACCTCATCCTTCAAAAGTTTTAAAAGCTTGCGGTCATTGGGAGCTTGGCCTGAACCATAAGACATCAGCATCAACGCACGAGTCTGTTCATTCTTAATGGTGGGTTCATAATAATCAGGAGACATTCCAGGAAAAAAGGGAAGTACTCCAATCCGATCGTCGTATTTGTCCAAAATAGACAACCCATTAGTTGAAGGCGGCAAAATTCGGCGATCGTAGAACAATATTTGAACTCCAGCTTCTGCTAAGGGCGCCATGTTTGGAGAGGAAAATGCATTGAGGTGTTGCGTACTCGATTTGTGTGAACGATTACCCCGAAATAAGAAACTATCAAAATAGATAGCCACCTCAGGAACCCGAGCTGCTCCCATGCTATTTTTTGAGGCCGCAATCTGAAGGGCTGTGATTAAGTTTTCCTTTCCATCGGTTCGAATCATTCCAATGGGAAGTTGAGAGCCCGTCAGAATAACGGGTTTGTCTAACTCGGGAATCATAAAACTAAGTGCCGAGGCAGTAAACGCCATGGTATCAGTGCCATGAAGAATAACAAAACCGTCGTAGTCATCGTATTTTTCCAGAATGACCCGTGCTAAATCTGACCACAATTGGGGTTGAACATCTGATGAGTCGATGGGTTCCCCAAACGAGCGGGTATGAATATCAAAATTAAACCTGGCCAGCTCCGGAACGGCATGAATCAGATGATCCAACTCAAAGGGCTTGTGGCGTCCGGTTACCGGGTCCAAAATCATACCGATGGTACCACCGGTGTAAATCATTAGGATTGATGGCTCCTTGCTATTCATAGGATGTCAATGGTACGAATTTGTACCGTAATCTCAAAGTCTGAAAATTTCATTGGTGTTGCGCTCCGTTTGCTCTGCAACCACCGATATGTCAACCTCTTTGATATCTGCCAGCTTTTGTGCTACAATAGAAGTATAAGAGGGCTCATTTCTTTTACCTCTGTACGGGTGCGGTGCTAAATAGGGACTATCTGTTTCTAAGACTAAGTGCTCCAGGGAAATATTCTTAACTACCTTATCCAGTCCAGAATTCTTGAAGGTGAGAACCCCACCAATTCCGAGTTTAAAACCACCGTATTCCAAAATATGCTGAGCCTGAGCCTCATTTCCGGTAAAACAATGAAAGATCCCAAAGAGGCGATCATCATTCAATTCATCTACCAAATCAAATATTTCGTCGAAAGCTTCCCTTACATGAATGATAATTGGAAGGCCAAGCTCCTTTGCCCACTCACACTGCACTCGAAACGCCTCCTGCTGCTGGGCAAAAAAAGACTTGTCCCAATACAAATCCAGGCCAATTTCTCCCACTCCAAACCAAGTTATATCACCTAATCGACTTGGGTTAAAAAGGTCATTTTCAATGCGTTTTAGTTCTTCTCTATAATCCTCTTTAACCGAGCAGGGATGCAATCCCATCATCGGAAAAGTAAGGTCCGGGTATTTTTGGTTCATTTGAACCAATCTATCTGTATAGCCGGAATCAATGTTGGGCAAAAAGAATCTTTTAACCCCTTGTTCAACAGCACGTTGAACTACATAATCACGATCCTCATCGAAGGCATCTGTATAAAAATGATTGTGCGTATCTGAAAGGTTCATTTTTGTAGAGATTTTTGAATTGCCTGAAAATCAGCGAACTATCCGATACAGATGAAAAAAGACGGTATCAAATTATTCTTATTTTTGCTTGGTTTTTAAACTTAAATCAAATCAAAGTGCGTAATCCGCTAAAATTTTATCTTCCTCTAACCTGCTTGATCTTTCTTGCTGCATCGTGCACGGATGGAACCAGCACCGACGAAACAAACACCCTTCCTGAGACCACCTTGGACAGTGCGGAGATCAATGCCAGTGCCAAAGATCGTGTGAGATTTCAGCGCGCTAAGATTGTATTTTTTTCCTTGCCTTCCCCTATGGAAACTTCCCGTATTCTGAAAAAATCGGGAGCTATTTATAACAAGGAAAGCCTGAACGAGCCTGGGAACATTAACAACTACCAAACTTCTAAAAGCAAAGCCATCGCGTTGGGTATCTACGTAGCCGATTTGAGTTATGCCAATGCGTTTGGGCAACAGCAAGATTGCTTCGATTATTTTTCTGCTGTTCGCTCTTTGTCGGATGACTTATCACTAAGTGGAGTATTTACCAAAGAGTTTATTGAAAAGGTAGATGAGCATATTAACAGTGAGGACTCCGTGCTCAAGTTTTTGTCTGAATCCTATTGGAAGGCCAATACCGAATTAAAAGAAAATGACCGTGAAAGCCTTGCTGCACTAGTTGCCGCTGGTGGTTGGATAGAAGGGCTTTATATCGCCGTTTCGTTGGTGGGAAGTTCTGACGAAAATTCCATGATCGCCGAGCGAATTGCCGAGCAAAAAGGATCATTAAAACAATTGATCAAATACCTCAAATCATTTAAAGACCCTAAAAACCTGAAGGAAGTACTAAATGATTTGGAAGAGTTGGAGGTATTGTTTGATGAAATTCAAACTACTTCGACACCAGCACAAGATTCTGTAGATGAGAATGGTGTGGCCGTTATTGGCTCAAAAATAAGCCATACCTACCCAGAAGGAGTGCTTCAAAAAATCATCGCTAAAACAACTGACATTCGGAAGAAATATGCCTAAGAACAATTCTATGAAATCGACGCTATATACCCTTTCCATTTTGGCGGTATTCGCCTTTTTCATGAATATGGATGCTTCCGCTCAATGCCGGAGGTTTACCCAAAAAAATTGCTTGCCTGAACTGGCCCCATTCATCAATAATGGCCAGATCAATACAACTTCACTTTTTGAAGGAGATTCTGCAAGCCTCGTGATGACTTTTTATTCTTTGCTTGACTATAGACTTCTCGTGTGCTCTCACCCAGTTTTAGGTGAAAACGTTCACTTTAAAGTGAGAGATATGAGTGGAACTCTATTGTATGATAGTCAGGGAAGCGGAAAAATCTTCTATGACTTTTCCGTGGCATCCACTCAGGATCTCCGCATAGACGTTATCGTCCCTGAGCAAAAAGACAACCTATCAGAGACCACACCCAGTGGGTGCGCCTCCATAGTTTTGGGATTTAGGGAATAACCTGATTGAGTAGTATTTTTCCCGGGGGAATGCATACCTTTGGGTATGCGAACCAACCAAAAGTACCTCATGGCCTTGTCCTGCGTGGACGGCATTGGCCCCGTTAAAGCAAAAGTCCTAATCGAATATTGTGGTAGTGCCGAAGGCGTATTTCACGAATCTTCACGCACCCTCCAAAAAATTCCCGGTATTGGCTCACAGTTAACCCAAGCCATTCATCATTGTGATCTTTTTGATCGAATCGATCGAGAAGTTGAGTGGATGGAACAGTGCGGCATTCGACCTATCGTGTACACCGACCCAGAATTTCCTCAACTTCTTTTGCAATGCCCCGATCATCCATTGGTTTTATATTACTTGGGGAATGAAGATTTAAATAAGCATCAAGTGTTAAGTATCGTTGGCACTCGTAAGATGTCTCGCTATGGCCAAGAGACTTTATCGGCGATCATCTCCGACTTAAAGGATCAAGGACTTTTGGTGGTTTCCGGGTTGGCCTATGGTGTTGATTATTGGGCTCATCGGCAGGCTATTGAAATTGGTTTGCCCACATTGGGTGTGCTGGCCCACGGGCTTGATCGAGTATATCCCCACGAGCACCAAATGATAGCCCAAGAAATGATCAGCCGTGGTGGGCTGATTTCAGAATTTATGAGCGGCACCCGTCCGGATCGTGAAAACTTTCCTCGGCGAAATCGGATTATTGCCGGAATATCATCCGCCACCCTTGTGGTAGAATCTCTTGAAAAGGGTGGAGCCATGATCACAGCCCAATTGGCCTCCCAGTACAACAGAGATGTTTTAGCCATTCCAGGAGGCATCAACGATCCGCTTTCTAAAGGATGCAACAAGCTTATTCGATCTCAAACAGCAGCCTTAATTACCAATGCCCAAGACCTCTTGGACGCCCTTAATTGGGAGGCATTGAAACCCGCCACGAAAAAGCGAAGGATTATTCCTCCTGCATTTGAAAAGTTACATCAGTTGTTCCAGGAAATAAAGGAGCTCAATCTGGTACAAATTCAAGGTCGACTGTGCTTAGGGGAATCAGAAGTAACCCAACTGGTTTTTGACGCTGAAATGAGCGGCTTTATCGTCCCTGTTTCAGGAGATCGCTACCAATTAGGGGGCTAATCTTTGTCTTTGGATTTCCGGTTGATGCTTTCAATGGAGATCTTTTCCTCTGTCTTCAAACTTATCCGGCTTTCAGGCAATGCGAAATCAACTCCTGCTTGCTTAAGGTTTTGATGGATGTTCAAGGATACCTCTGCTTTGGCTCTAAGAAGGTTTTCTGAAAGCCAGTAAAGCACTCTAAACTTTAAGCGATTTTCAACCTGGCCCTGAAACAAAACCAGGGGTTCCGGTTCCCTTAGTACGTTTTCTTGTTTGATTATCGCTTCCTTCACCGAATCAATCACCACTTGTGGATCGGCTGAAGATTCAACATCCAAAAGATGCTCGATACGTCTTTTCTTATCGGATAGGGTTAAGTTAGTGACGTGCTGAGAAATCAATTCAGCATTGGGAATAATAACCTCAGCCCCTGCCCAGGTTCTCATTTTACTGGATCGAATTCCAATTTCTGTGACTTCCCCTTCGAATTCACCTACAACGATGACATCTCCAATCATGATCGGTTTTTCGAAAATGAGAATCATACCAGACACAAAGTTCCCCACGAGATTCTGAAGGCCAAATCCAATACCTACACCCAAAGCACCGGCAACAAAACTTAGCTTCTCCAAATTGAGTCCCGCTGCAGCAACTGCAAGGAAGAACCCAAAAGTTAAAATGGAATAACGGGTCACAATGGCAATCGCCATTGGAACCCCTCTTTTTAACCTCAATCGGGAGAGAATCTCTTCTTCGAGAATGGTTTTTACAATAATGCTCAGGTACCAGCAAATGACCAAGACCAGAACAAAGTCGAACACATTAGACAGGGTAAATTCGACCGATCCAAAAACCCATGTTTCTTCCTTCAGCCCTTTAAAAAAGGCCCCAATATCCTCACTGATACCAAACTGATGTAAAACGACACCAACCCACAGATAAATGGCCACCAATCCATAAGCGCCCAAAATCCAACGATGGATATCAGCGCGACGCTTATTGATTACGTAAGAATAGTTGGCCCAAGTGCTTTGTAGCATGATGGTGAGAATTCCTTGAACAATGCGCTCTGAAACAAACAGTAACACCCCGATCACAAAGGACCTGACCGTTGCCCTTGTGAGGAAATCAGAAAGTGCCACATAGCCAAGGGCATTGGCTACCAAAGCGATCAAAATGTGGAAAGCCGAAATCCATAGGAATAGGGATATCCACCGGTAAGAAGGTTTATTCTTTAAGTATTGTCTAATGCTTTGGCGGTTTTTGAAATAGAAAACGCCCATTCCTACCAGGATAAGCACATTGCTGGTAAAGGTTAACAACCGCTGCACGTATCCATGGCCCACGAGTAAAGTCTCAATCTGAAGCAACAAGAAGGCTGCTGCATACATGTACATCAATGGGTGAATTACCCGATTGACAATTTTGGGAAGGATCACCATCATAACCAACGTAAGCATGAGGGTATTGAATTCGGCCAGAGTACTTGGGAGACCCGGATAGATCCAAAACGTGCAAAACATTGCTATGAACAGCGCCGTGGCAAGGGGACTTTCAATAAAGGTAAGTGTGGTCCTTAGGCTTTCATCTTTAAACACTCGCCAGGATTTGTATCGGGCCTGAACGAAAAAGAAAATAGCAATCAACAGAACCAGTAATAGAATCTGGCCAATGACCGTATTCTTTTTCTTTTTTACAAAACGAACAGCATCTCTGGCTGAGTATTCCCAAATCAAGCGGAACTGACTTTGAACGCCAACGCTGTCTTTTTCTGGGTTCAATATCTCGGTTAAAAGATTGGGCCGGGTTTTCTCGAAAATACGCGATTGCTCCTGCTGGGCGGTAGAAATTACCAGGTCTTGATTTTTGGAAACTTGTTGTTTAATCGCCCCGACCTGGCTCAGGAGATCCATAGCTGAGTTGCCTGTATCACGGAGCGTTCTGATTGTCTTTTTGATTTCTTTGACCAATTCTGCACTACTCTTGATCAAACTCGGGGCGGCCTTTTCATCTCGTAGTTGATCAATGGTCAAATTCCATCGAAACTTTTCCATTTCAAGTTCGGCTCGATACTCATCCAATTGAGCAACAACCTCACTAATATCACCCTCGATACTTCGCAGCTTCTTTTCTTCGCCGTCCCATTTTATTCGGATATCATTCAAGTAATGAACTCCAATTTCATCATTTATCCGGCTATTGGTTTCACGCTCCAAATCCTCCACCCTGGACTGCGCTTT is a window encoding:
- a CDS encoding asparaginase; translated protein: MNSKEPSILMIYTGGTIGMILDPVTGRHKPFELDHLIHAVPELARFNFDIHTRSFGEPIDSSDVQPQLWSDLARVILEKYDDYDGFVILHGTDTMAFTASALSFMIPELDKPVILTGSQLPIGMIRTDGKENLITALQIAASKNSMGAARVPEVAIYFDSFLFRGNRSHKSSTQHLNAFSSPNMAPLAEAGVQILFYDRRILPPSTNGLSILDKYDDRIGVLPFFPGMSPDYYEPTIKNEQTRALMLMSYGSGQAPNDRKLLKLLKDEVDRGKIIVNVTQCAQGMVDQTRYENGARLHHAGVIGARDLTYEAALTKLMVLLANFPDHEVAERFTKSWRGELTES
- a CDS encoding mechanosensitive ion channel, with amino-acid sequence MLSNIWYSPILLLILVFSLVGSTNLAAETKTDTIQGEAVESVSTSNITVQTEQTLSRMNQISENLIQNHKVDALEKKLSKAQSRVEDLERETNSRINDEIGVHYLNDIRIKWDGEEKKLRSIEGDISEVVAQLDEYRAELEMEKFRWNLTIDQLRDEKAAPSLIKSSAELVKEIKKTIRTLRDTGNSAMDLLSQVGAIKQQVSKNQDLVISTAQQEQSRIFEKTRPNLLTEILNPEKDSVGVQSQFRLIWEYSARDAVRFVKKKKNTVIGQILLLVLLIAIFFFVQARYKSWRVFKDESLRTTLTFIESPLATALFIAMFCTFWIYPGLPSTLAEFNTLMLTLVMMVILPKIVNRVIHPLMYMYAAAFLLLQIETLLVGHGYVQRLLTFTSNVLILVGMGVFYFKNRQSIRQYLKNKPSYRWISLFLWISAFHILIALVANALGYVALSDFLTRATVRSFVIGVLLFVSERIVQGILTIMLQSTWANYSYVINKRRADIHRWILGAYGLVAIYLWVGVVLHQFGISEDIGAFFKGLKEETWVFGSVEFTLSNVFDFVLVLVICWYLSIIVKTILEEEILSRLRLKRGVPMAIAIVTRYSILTFGFFLAVAAAGLNLEKLSFVAGALGVGIGFGLQNLVGNFVSGMILIFEKPIMIGDVIVVGEFEGEVTEIGIRSSKMRTWAGAEVIIPNAELISQHVTNLTLSDKKRRIEHLLDVESSADPQVVIDSVKEAIIKQENVLREPEPLVLFQGQVENRLKFRVLYWLSENLLRAKAEVSLNIHQNLKQAGVDFALPESRISLKTEEKISIESINRKSKDKD
- the dprA gene encoding DNA-processing protein DprA; this translates as MRTNQKYLMALSCVDGIGPVKAKVLIEYCGSAEGVFHESSRTLQKIPGIGSQLTQAIHHCDLFDRIDREVEWMEQCGIRPIVYTDPEFPQLLLQCPDHPLVLYYLGNEDLNKHQVLSIVGTRKMSRYGQETLSAIISDLKDQGLLVVSGLAYGVDYWAHRQAIEIGLPTLGVLAHGLDRVYPHEHQMIAQEMISRGGLISEFMSGTRPDRENFPRRNRIIAGISSATLVVESLEKGGAMITAQLASQYNRDVLAIPGGINDPLSKGCNKLIRSQTAALITNAQDLLDALNWEALKPATKKRRIIPPAFEKLHQLFQEIKELNLVQIQGRLCLGESEVTQLVFDAEMSGFIVPVSGDRYQLGG
- a CDS encoding TatD family hydrolase gives rise to the protein MNLSDTHNHFYTDAFDEDRDYVVQRAVEQGVKRFFLPNIDSGYTDRLVQMNQKYPDLTFPMMGLHPCSVKEDYREELKRIENDLFNPSRLGDITWFGVGEIGLDLYWDKSFFAQQQEAFRVQCEWAKELGLPIIIHVREAFDEIFDLVDELNDDRLFGIFHCFTGNEAQAQHILEYGGFKLGIGGVLTFKNSGLDKVVKNISLEHLVLETDSPYLAPHPYRGKRNEPSYTSIVAQKLADIKEVDISVVAEQTERNTNEIFRL